GGGCGACGATAGCCAAGGAGATTTCGTTTAAAGCACCCAGGAAGCCCGCGCAAATGGCAACGGCTAAGCCAGAGAGCCCTCCCGCTTTGATGAGGCGCGAGCGCCGCCGTACATCGGTGGTAAAGAAAATGGCGACGAGGCCAGAGAATAGGCCGATGAATAAGACGTCGAACGAGATCCCCACCATGATGGCTGTGAGGAGGCTGATAATGATCGTGGAGAGTAGGGCGAGGGGTGCACCGATGAGTACAGCCAAGAGAATAGGTGCCAGTGTGGTGGGTAGGATGTATTGGATTACAGCGCTCGCAGAGCGGCTGTTGGCGATGAGATCGGTGTCGCCTAGTTGAAGAACAACCCGAACGAGTAAGAGATTGAATGCGACGATCAGGCACGTCACTCCGACCTCACGGTTCCGGTTAAGGAATTTCGGATCGGAGGCCTTTAGATAAAGCAGAGCACATGTGAGCAAACCGAGTGTTATTAGCAAGCGTTCGACGTGATAACGATCAATAGAAAAGCCGGAATCAGCTGCAGCGCGTTTATGGGCACGGTGTGCCTGGAGGCGTTCAAAGTCTTCAGCCGATACGATCTGATTGGGCGCGATAAGGGTCTCTCCTTCCTCGATAGTAATTTCAACGGGCTGGACGCTCGCTTGGGCGACTTTCAGGTTTTCTTCGGTGGCCCGTAGGTCATTGATTAAATTCTGCTGAAGGCCAGTGCGGAAGCATGTAAACAAGGCACGTGAGACCTCGATGGAGGGAGCGATTGGAGTGAGAGACTGACGCAGTAGGAAGAGAGCCTCGGTGAATGGGAGCACGTTCACCTGGTTGGTCATACCGGTGTCGTCAATGATGTTGAAAAACTGAATCGTGGTAGACGCCTCACCAAATACCGGTCGATTCGAGCGGTAGATGCCTTGTTGGTAAATATCTCCGAGCACTTCGAGCCCCTGATCAAATAGGGTTGAGCGTGCCTCGGCGGACAGAGAAGCTAGTAGGGTTGATACTGAGGTGGCTGGAATGCTAAATCCTGAGGACGATTGCGAGGACTGTGCGAAGGCCTCGATGAGTGCCGTCTGTTCTCCTGTGTCCGCGATTTCTAGTCGTACTTCAAGCCGTTGCATTCCCTCTAGGAGATCGGCTACCCAGTCACTGAATTCTCCCAGGGGCTCTACTGTTAGCTGATAGACAGCAGGGACTTTTAATCGAACCTCTTCTCGAAGCTTCTGGGTGCCAATATCGCTGGTGAAAGTGAATGTCGCTTCGGAGACCAGGCGCGTTCTAGAAAGCTGCCCCTCAATAATTTGTGGGCCCCTGGGTTGATTCCCCACAAAGCAAATAAAATAGATCACTGCGGCGAAGGCTATGAATACCAAGCCACCGACAATGCGGCTTGTCTCAAAAAATTGAGAGGCCTTGGATGGGTCGCCACGTCGACGCTGCAGACGTGCTCGATGGTCGGCGTCAGGCTTGCGTTTTCGACGTTTGTTCTGCGCTCGCATGAGAATGGATTTCGGGAAGTCGAAGTTTAAAGACTCTTGGGTCTTCTACGCGTTCAGAATTAGATCTTGCTGATCTAGAGGTTCACAAAATCGCTTCGGCCGGGCGAGGACTGGTGGCGTTCGTAAGCATTGATGATTTTTTGGACCAGAGGGTGCCGCACTACGTCGCTCTTATCGAAGTAGAATACTTTGATGCCGCCCACGTTTGCGAGGACATGCACTGCCTCTTTTAGTCCCGACATGCGTTGCCGAGGTAAGTCGACCTGAGAAATGTCTCCTGTAATAATCATCCGCGCATTTTGTCCCAAACGTGTCAGGAACATGATCATCTGTTCCGGAGTGGTGTTCTGGGCTTCGTCTAGAAGGATATAGGCATTGGAAAGGGTGCGGCCACGCATGTAGGCTAAAGGAGCGATCTCAATGTTCCCGCGCTCCATGAGGCGGTGGGTATCTTCTTTTCCCAGCATGTCATACATGGCGTCATAGAGCGGACGCAAATAGGGAAGGATTTTCTCCTCGAGATCGCCGGGAAGAAATCCGAGGGCTTCACCTGCCTCCACAGCTGGGCGCGTTAGGATGATTTTTTCTACTTCGCCGTTGATGAGTGACTGGAGGGCAGCAGCCATCGCGAGATAGGTCTTACCTGTGCCCGCTGGGCCTGCTCCGAAAACGACTTCATTGTTAAGGATAAAGGAAAGATAGCGCTTTTGATTAACGGTTTTGGGGACAATAGACTTCTTCCTCAGCTTGAGAACGAGTGGGTTATCAAAAAGCTCGGTCAATTCATCCGAGCGCCCTTGTTCGACCACTCCGAGCATGTAGTCGAAGTCGCCCTGACGTATGTTCATGCCTTGCGATCGTGCTGTGCGCAGGAAGTTGAGTAAGTCTTCAACGTGCTGAATTTCCTCACTGAGGCCATCAATTTCCAGCCAATTATCTCGCGTCACGAGTGATACTTGAAACGTTTTTTCGATCCTTTCCAGATTGCTTGGATCGCCGCAGTAAAGCGAATCGAGTTGTCGAGAATTGTCGAAAGTCAGCTTGGTCGAAGGCATAGGCAGCAGATGAGTCTACAGGAATCCACGGGTGAGAAATCAACCCCTTATTCGGGGTCAAACGGTATCTGTGGACTCTACAAAAGGTTTCATACGCTTGAAGAGAGTTTGAAGGGAAACGGGCAGAACGCGAGTCTCGTTCAACACCGGCATGAAGTTTGTGTCGCCGTCCCATCGAGGAACAACATGTGCGTGAAGATGCTCAGGAATTCCGGCGCCGCCGGAATGGCCAAGGTTAAAGCCGACATTGAAGCCGTGTGGATTGAGCGCTTGTGAGAGGATGGCCTTCGCATGCATAATGCGTTCCATGATCTCTGTCCGTTCCTCGCAAGAAAGGTCTTCGAGCTGGGCAACCTGGCGATTCGGCAAAACAAGCAGGTGTCCAGCGTTGTAGGGATACTTGTTCATGATAATGAATGTATGAGGACCCCGATGCAGGATGAGGTTTTCCTCGTCATTATTTTCTCCATACATACAGCTGAACGTGTCCGCTCCACCCTTGCTGTCCTTGGGGGCAGCTACGTATTCCATGCGCCAGTGTGCGTGCAGATGATTCATGAGGCTTGAAATTTTCTATCTCTCGAAGGAGTTTTATGAGCGCATTGAGCAACTCAACGACAATTTGCACGTCTGATCCCCGGGAATCTATAACCTATGGCTGAATCCACCCCTGTTCCGAAAGCGAGTGAAATCCCAGGAGCGCGTGTCACCTTCTCTTCACTGCCAGATATGACGCGGTATGCGACCTTTGTCATGTTGGCGTTTGTAGGTTTCATTATCTATGACCAGTTATATTGGTGGCGAATTGATGAAGAATACAGTTTTGGATACTTGGTGCCATTTTTTGTCGGCTTTGTCATCTACGACCGTTGGGCGCGTATAAAGACCGTCTTCGACACCGGCCATCTGCATCGTACTGACCCCGATGATTCGTCGAAATGGCTTAAGGTCGAAAAGGGTCTATTAGGACGCGTTCCCGAGTGGGGGCAAAAATTGGTGAGCTTTATTTTTATCTGTGCCTTAATACTCGGAGTAGTCAGTTTTGCTTTCGGGGCGCTGCTTAGGGCTTTGCAGGCCCCTCAAAACCCGGCCTCGCTATCGATTTCTTGGGGTGCCGCATGGGTGATGTTGTCGCTCGTATATTTCTTCTCAGACGAGACAGTGCACGGCACACGTATTGCCTGGGCTGAAAGGATGCGGACAGTTGGCGTCTTTATCTTTCCAGCTTTCATCTGGATTATCTCTGCTCCGTTACTGAGTGTCGTGGAAAATAGGATCAGCTTGTTCCTGCTGGCTCGCGTGACAGAGATCGTGTTTGGAATTTTTGACTTCCTAGGATTCGCGATGGTGCGCGAGGGTAATATTTTAGTGTTGCCGAAGGGTCAGGTAGGAGTCGAAGACGCGTGTTCCGGAATTCGTTCAATGACTGCGTGTCTCTTTGCAGGATCCTTCTTGGGAGCGGTCTTCCTGCGCAGTTTCTTAAAAAAGTGCCTGCTTATCATAGCTGCACTCTGCCTAGCTTTTTTCACGAATATTCTGCGGTCCTTGTTTCTGACTGGCTGGGCCTATGCCTATGGCTCGGATGCTATCGAAGGATTGGTCCACGATGTGGCCGGATATGCCGTACTGGGACTGACCTGTATCGGCCTACTTATTTTGCTCCCAATCTTCGAGTTGCGTCTCGAATGGTCCGACGACGAGCAAGATGACATGGATGGCACAAATCCCGCATCCTGAGGACGCGTAACTTGCAATAAAAAACTGTTATTTCGCGCTTTGCTTAAAGATGATATTGGCTTGGGCGAATATGCAGGAGCTTATGACGTTTGCTTTTGCACTGACCTTCACATGCCTAATCACCGCACTCGGGCTGGCAACTTTCTTTCATAAACGTTCCCGAGCTGTCGCGGGCGAAAACCTTGAGCTGCGCGATCATTTGATAGGACTGCAAGACCGTCTTGATCAGTTTGATGAACAGCAGAATGCGGAGTTTCCCATGGACCGTTTTCTACTACGGATTGTTCATGAAATGCGGACGCCGCTCAACGCGATCAAGGGTACCATCGGCATGGTAGAAGAAAGCGATCTAGATCGTCATCAACAGCAGTTGGTGAGGATGATTCGTCTTGGTAATGATAACCTTTCCGCATTGCTCGATGATATCCAAAGATTCTCAAGGATCGAAAGTGGTCTAGAAAGCTCGGTAAAAAGTGAATTTGATCCGAGAGAACTGGTAGAGTCAGCTGTCGGCCAGCAATGGTCGCCTCTGGGCAATAAGGCGGTGGAGGTGATTTATACCCTCAATGAATCTGTGCCACACCGCTTAAATGGGGATGCCGAGCACATTGCTCAGATTTTGAATAGTTTCCTCGCGAATGCAGTGAAGTTTACGCGACGTGGTATTATTTCCATCACTGTTGGCTTTGAAAGCCTTGAAGAGTCCGAAGCTGAGCTCACAATTTCGGTCAAGGATACTGGAATCGGTATTTCGAAAGAGCACCTCAAAGAGATTTTTAACCCGGTCGTTGCTGACGATGGAGACCAGGGGGAGATTGTTGTCAGTGGATTCGGCAATTACCTCAGTCAGCGCATTTGTTCGATTATGGGCGGAAGCATGTGGGTAGATAGTGAGGAATACGTCGGGAGCACATTTTCATTCAAGGTGCCCGTTTCAAACGTGGCGGGTGAACGCCCATCGATTGATCTCAAAGGCCTGGTCCGCGTGGCCATTGTCAGCCAGAGCGAAGCGTATCGTGAATTTTTGAGTGCATTGACCCAATTAGCTGACGTCCAGGTTAAGGCTTATCCTGAATTGGCTGAGATGTTCAAAGACGCGAGCGCTGAAGCTTGGTCTGAAGAAACGGCCCTGATTATCGACGCAGACATGTGGGAGGGTCGCGGTGTGGATCAAGACCGGGACTTCGAAAACTTGAAAACCCTCCTGGCGCGACTAGTAACTGTAGCTTCACCCACTGCATGGAAGCGTGTGCGTGGTCACGAAGTATTACAGCGCACGGCGATTTTACCAAAGCCGGTTACAGGGGCTGCGCTTTTTGATCGACTCGCCACTGCGCGGTCACCGCTTTCAATAACCAACGAGCTCAAAAAATCCCGTGGTAACGACAACGTCGAAACTGAGAAGACTTCCACAAAGAACCTGCAAATTCTCATCGCCGAGGATAACAAGGTAAACCAGCAAGTAACCCAATTGCTACTGGGTCGACTGGGGCTAAAAGGCGACGTTGCTGAAGACGGCTGTGAAGTATTGGAGAAACTTCAAGAGAACCATTACGATGTGATACTCATGGATATCAATATGCCCAATATGAATGGCATCGATACGGCACGAGAGATTTTCCACCGTTTTCCCAATCCAGAAGACCGCCCTGTCGTCATCGCACTCACCGCCGCAGTGACGACAGCCACGCAAGCCGCATGTCGTGAAGTTGGTATGAAAGGTTTTATTTCAAAACCAGTTAAATTATCGGTCTTGCAGAAAGCACTTCAATCGGTGAAGGATCCAATCGCCACGCAGTAAACGCCGCATTCACAAAGCCTAGGATTTATTCATTTGGATTCTTGGCGTTTGGCTTAGTAAACGGGCGGTGTCGCATTGCGCTAATTCACTGACGTAAATTATCCTAATGAGCTCACCAGCTAGTTACCGCCGACAGTCTCACCGACAATCTCGAGAACCTTTTTTAACGAGACAGGTTTTTGGAGAATAAGCGATGCTTTGGGTAAGTCGTACTGAGTCTCAAGATCTTCGTCATAGCCCGTCATAAATATGATCCTAGCGTCACTTTTTGTCTCAAGGATCTTGTGGGCCAGATCGACTCCAGACATTTTAGGCATGACGACATCGGTTATCACGAGCGATAGTTCGGGAAATTCGGATTGATGGCGTTCTATCGCGTCGACTCCGTTCTCAGCTGAGATGACATCGTAGCCGCGCAGGCTCAAGAGGCTGGATATACAATCTCCAAAGATCGGATCGTCTTCGACGATTAAAATCTTCTCGCCGTTCGCCTTCGTCAATTCCTCCTCATTGATGGGTGTCTCATGTTCAATTGGTCGGATCGTCGAATCCACTTCGAGTACCTCGGGGAAATAGAGAAGAAACTGAGTGCCTTCGCCGAGAGTGGATTTTACCTGGATATCTCCGCCGATTCGTTTCATCAGGCTGTAAACTAAGGACAGACCTAGTCCGGTGCCTTTTCCGATGTCTTTGGTGGTGAAAAACGGATCAAAGATTTTCTCGAGAGTACCTTCGTCGATTCCAGAGCCATTATCGCTGATTGCAATACGTTGGTAGTGACCGGGTGGACAATTCTTCTCCGAAGCAAAGTCTTTTTCGGTCATCTCAACAGTGTCCAGCGTGAGAGATATTTCGCCGATTGCTGTAATAGCGTCGCGGGCATTGACCACCATATTCACAATGGCTTGTTCCACACTTGAGCGTTCTGCAAGTGTAGGTGCAGATTGAGTCCGAATATTAATCGATAGCTGGATGTCTTCGCGAACGACTCGTGTTAGGATGCCCTCGATATCGTGAAGAATCGAGCAGAGATCGATGTGCTGCGTGTCGTCTGTCTCCTTACGGCTGAACGCCATGAGCTTTGACACCAGGTCTGAGCCCCGGCGGCCGGCTAGAAAAATTTGTTCGAGGTGCTTTCGCGTCGGGTCGTCATCATCGAACTTAACCATGAGAAGGTCAGAATAAGAATTGATGACAGATAACAAATTGTTGAAGTCGTGTGCGATGCCCGAAGCGAGGCGCCCCACTGCCTCGATCTTTTGACTTTGCCTGACGCCTTCTTCGAGTTGTCTAAGATGGGTTACATCGCGAAGGATCGCCACAAATTTTGAAACTCCTCCAGAGAAGTCATCTACTGGAGAGAAGCTCACCTCGACACAGATTGGATCGCCCGACTTATGTTGAAGTTTTACCTCTAGGGAGAACGAGTGGTTCGCATGCACCGCATCTTGGATGTTACGGATGAAGCATTGATCTGTGTCTGTACCGTAAAGCTGCGAAAGCGGAGCGTAGAGGATTTCCTCTGTCTCGTAGCCAAAGATGCGTTCGAATGCTTTGTTCGCAAAAACCACCATCGGGCACGCGTTGTCTTCATCGGTTGCTGCATCGGTGATGAGGACTGCATCGTTAATAGACTCAAGGGCGTGTCCCAGCGTGCGGAGTTGGTCATCGCTCTCCATCTGCTCAGTGATGTCGACGATCACGCAGACTTGGCCGTTAGGCATATCGTCTTCTCCAAAAATCGGGGAAAGTTGTACCGATACATGACGGTTTGTCTGGCTTTGAGTGATTAACTCAGCGTGGGGGATGTTAGCCGTGTGATGTAGGACGGGGATATTTTCATAGAAATTCGAGACCCGCTCCCGTGTCATGGGATCACGTAGTTCGATGACTGACTCCAGGCCTTGGCCTAACGCCTTCTCTAGGATCACACCCGTAATCACCTCAGCACTGTCATTGAAATAAACGATTTTTCCCGACGCATCTGCCGCTATGACTCCATTCCCGATGCTGGACAGGATCGTGGCCAAACGCGCCTCACTATCGCGCAACCGCCCTTCCACCTCTTTTTTTGCCAAAGCCACATCGATGGTGATCAGCAGATCGCGTCGTGTGAATGGCTTGAGTAAGTAGGCATCGGCCGTTGATTTCGCCCGGGTAATTATCTCTTCTTCAGAGCTGCCCGTCGCGTAAATAATGGGGACATTAAATTCGCTCTTGAGCCGGGATGCCGTTTCGATCCCGTCGATCTCGCCCTCGATGTTGATGTCCATGATTACCAAGTCTGGCCGGATCTCTCGAGCAGCCTTGAGGGCTTCCAGTCCATTGCTCGCTGGAGGCAAGACGGTGTAACCACGGCTGCCTAGCATCTTCTTGTAGTATTGGGACGACATAACATCGTCCTCAACTAGCAGAATCTTGATGGCTTCAGACATACAGGCTTGTGACGAATGGGCGTAGGCAGCTTGGGCAACGCATACTCGATAAATCGGTCATATGGCCTCGTTCCTTAGCGCCAAGCTAAGATAAGGAGATTCCAGCCTATCTAGTGTTGCAGTATCGTTTCGATACGCACGCGTGGATAGACTTCCAGCTGACCACCGCGCGAGGCATTCATGATCGAAATACCCCGATATGCCGCGAAACGCTGTGCCGTACGGAATGCCTTGATCGCGTAACGCTGATGTGCCTCTACCCAGTGTTCGTCTTTGCGGCACTCTCCATAGATGCGTTCAGTGGCACAGCCATTGGCAGCAATCGCTCTGAGCTCGCGTGGTAGGGCCTCTAAGTCGCCGCAAGTGAAGTCGATGCCAACCAGATAGATTTTTCGGGCGCCCATATAGACCGCAAGCTGTAGGGCTGGATATACTACGGTGGCACCAAATCCGAAATTGAGGGGGGATTCTGAGAAGTAGGATGAACTTGTTGGGCTGATTTCTTCGTTTAGCCCATAATATACAATGTCGTCAGCCGGAGGAAATGTGCCGATGATTTGCTCAGGGAAGAGCTTCGTCACATGCTTCATGTTAAGGATTTGGTGCGGGTTTTCCCGGGCAAAGATAGGATCCTCTACGACGTAATAAGATGGGCGGAATGAGGTTTGATTGAACCGCTGAAAAATGTCGTTAAATGCTATGGATGGGTGGCCCGTGTCCGCGATGCGCTCAAGATCTTCGTTAGACAGACTGTCGCCGTTGCCGACGATGAAGATGGTGTCTCCTTTGTGGGCATTCCGTAGGTTGGAAAGTCGGTCGAGGTTATCCTCACTCATCAGCGGCGAGATAATGTTATTCCGATCGATACCCATTTCAACAAGCTGGCAGTAAGCAGCTTGGTTACCTCGCGTAGCGATGACAACGGTATCGAATTCTGCTTCCGCCAATACCTCTACCGGATAGATCGGATGTCCCGATACGGTCTGCCCATGAAGTGCACTTTCGTTGTCTACAAAGAACAGCACCTGATCACTCGGAGGAAGCTGATTGAGGACTTCCTTCCCCCGGAGACCGGATCCGAAAATGACTACTTGGCGTGTGGCGTTCATGTGGGTGTTTCTCTGGAAATAAAATTCGCAGAATACCCATGCCACTTTAGGTCATAATGTTTTATCAATAAGGCCGGCTCGCCCCGCCGCATTTCCTAACAAATAAATGCGTAAAGAGTAAGTGAGGATTTATGCTTCATGATAGAGGCAAATCGGAGTTCCTCTCAGAGCGTTTTCTCGATGGCTACACCAGCCGCAAAGCAAGTGCGATATCGCCACGGCCAAATACATTATCCTCGGGAATGGGTACTTCGACGAAACCGACCGATTGATAGAGGCTGAGCGCTGGCTTGAGGACTCGGTTCGAGACGATGTGTAGCTCTTCAGCGCCGATCTCTTTGGCATGATTCAGTGTCGCTGCCATCAATGCTCGTCCAATACCGCGACCTCGCGTGTCGTCACGAACGCACATCTTTGAGACCTCAAATACATGAGAGAACACGGAGTCTTCCGAATCGTCTTTTATCCAAGTGATGGGTGGATCTTCTCGATGGAGTGCGACTCCGCCTAGAACACCTGAGGTATC
The nucleotide sequence above comes from Opitutales bacterium. Encoded proteins:
- a CDS encoding exosortase/archaeosortase family protein — its product is MAESTPVPKASEIPGARVTFSSLPDMTRYATFVMLAFVGFIIYDQLYWWRIDEEYSFGYLVPFFVGFVIYDRWARIKTVFDTGHLHRTDPDDSSKWLKVEKGLLGRVPEWGQKLVSFIFICALILGVVSFAFGALLRALQAPQNPASLSISWGAAWVMLSLVYFFSDETVHGTRIAWAERMRTVGVFIFPAFIWIISAPLLSVVENRISLFLLARVTEIVFGIFDFLGFAMVREGNILVLPKGQVGVEDACSGIRSMTACLFAGSFLGAVFLRSFLKKCLLIIAALCLAFFTNILRSLFLTGWAYAYGSDAIEGLVHDVAGYAVLGLTCIGLLILLPIFELRLEWSDDEQDDMDGTNPAS
- a CDS encoding GNAT family N-acetyltransferase gives rise to the protein MKDSVNFQVIPFRGEHAEAFRDLNLAWIRAYFAVEAEDEIQLADPGGYYIRDGGQIFIAEDTSGVLGGVALHREDPPITWIKDDSEDSVFSHVFEVSKMCVRDDTRGRGIGRALMAATLNHAKEIGAEELHIVSNRVLKPALSLYQSVGFVEVPIPEDNVFGRGDIALALRLV
- a CDS encoding response regulator — encoded protein: MTFAFALTFTCLITALGLATFFHKRSRAVAGENLELRDHLIGLQDRLDQFDEQQNAEFPMDRFLLRIVHEMRTPLNAIKGTIGMVEESDLDRHQQQLVRMIRLGNDNLSALLDDIQRFSRIESGLESSVKSEFDPRELVESAVGQQWSPLGNKAVEVIYTLNESVPHRLNGDAEHIAQILNSFLANAVKFTRRGIISITVGFESLEESEAELTISVKDTGIGISKEHLKEIFNPVVADDGDQGEIVVSGFGNYLSQRICSIMGGSMWVDSEEYVGSTFSFKVPVSNVAGERPSIDLKGLVRVAIVSQSEAYREFLSALTQLADVQVKAYPELAEMFKDASAEAWSEETALIIDADMWEGRGVDQDRDFENLKTLLARLVTVASPTAWKRVRGHEVLQRTAILPKPVTGAALFDRLATARSPLSITNELKKSRGNDNVETEKTSTKNLQILIAEDNKVNQQVTQLLLGRLGLKGDVAEDGCEVLEKLQENHYDVILMDINMPNMNGIDTAREIFHRFPNPEDRPVVIALTAAVTTATQAACREVGMKGFISKPVKLSVLQKALQSVKDPIATQ
- a CDS encoding HDIG domain-containing protein, which translates into the protein MRAQNKRRKRKPDADHRARLQRRRGDPSKASQFFETSRIVGGLVFIAFAAVIYFICFVGNQPRGPQIIEGQLSRTRLVSEATFTFTSDIGTQKLREEVRLKVPAVYQLTVEPLGEFSDWVADLLEGMQRLEVRLEIADTGEQTALIEAFAQSSQSSSGFSIPATSVSTLLASLSAEARSTLFDQGLEVLGDIYQQGIYRSNRPVFGEASTTIQFFNIIDDTGMTNQVNVLPFTEALFLLRQSLTPIAPSIEVSRALFTCFRTGLQQNLINDLRATEENLKVAQASVQPVEITIEEGETLIAPNQIVSAEDFERLQAHRAHKRAAADSGFSIDRYHVERLLITLGLLTCALLYLKASDPKFLNRNREVGVTCLIVAFNLLLVRVVLQLGDTDLIANSRSASAVIQYILPTTLAPILLAVLIGAPLALLSTIIISLLTAIMVGISFDVLFIGLFSGLVAIFFTTDVRRRSRLIKAGGLSGLAVAICAGFLGALNEISLAIVAQQMFFGALFGLLTGTLAIGLLPVLEQLFKFTTEITLLELTDYNHPLLRRMQVEAPGTYHHSLMVANLAERAAAEIGANPLICRACALFHDIGKLVKPEYFIENQREGINPHAEQTPSMSAIVIKAHVKEGVQLARQFKLPRILIDVIRQHHGTSLIQYFYFEALKKSRNDQSQTQLPFINEMKSVDETTFRYDGPRPRFKESAVIFFADSIEAASRSLKKVTPNAIDELIDNIFKDRLEDHQLDECPITMNEMARIKQSFSFTILNMLHSRVEYPKKEEAEEAKKDTEEQKPKKPNSKAPVPAQEASPQQA
- a CDS encoding HIT domain-containing protein, whose translation is MNHLHAHWRMEYVAAPKDSKGGADTFSCMYGENNDEENLILHRGPHTFIIMNKYPYNAGHLLVLPNRQVAQLEDLSCEERTEIMERIMHAKAILSQALNPHGFNVGFNLGHSGGAGIPEHLHAHVVPRWDGDTNFMPVLNETRVLPVSLQTLFKRMKPFVESTDTV
- a CDS encoding DUF115 domain-containing protein, with amino-acid sequence MNATRQVVIFGSGLRGKEVLNQLPPSDQVLFFVDNESALHGQTVSGHPIYPVEVLAEAEFDTVVIATRGNQAAYCQLVEMGIDRNNIISPLMSEDNLDRLSNLRNAHKGDTIFIVGNGDSLSNEDLERIADTGHPSIAFNDIFQRFNQTSFRPSYYVVEDPIFARENPHQILNMKHVTKLFPEQIIGTFPPADDIVYYGLNEEISPTSSSYFSESPLNFGFGATVVYPALQLAVYMGARKIYLVGIDFTCGDLEALPRELRAIAANGCATERIYGECRKDEHWVEAHQRYAIKAFRTAQRFAAYRGISIMNASRGGQLEVYPRVRIETILQH
- a CDS encoding PhoH family protein, with amino-acid sequence MPSTKLTFDNSRQLDSLYCGDPSNLERIEKTFQVSLVTRDNWLEIDGLSEEIQHVEDLLNFLRTARSQGMNIRQGDFDYMLGVVEQGRSDELTELFDNPLVLKLRKKSIVPKTVNQKRYLSFILNNEVVFGAGPAGTGKTYLAMAAALQSLINGEVEKIILTRPAVEAGEALGFLPGDLEEKILPYLRPLYDAMYDMLGKEDTHRLMERGNIEIAPLAYMRGRTLSNAYILLDEAQNTTPEQMIMFLTRLGQNARMIITGDISQVDLPRQRMSGLKEAVHVLANVGGIKVFYFDKSDVVRHPLVQKIINAYERHQSSPGRSDFVNL
- a CDS encoding response regulator produces the protein MSEAIKILLVEDDVMSSQYYKKMLGSRGYTVLPPASNGLEALKAAREIRPDLVIMDINIEGEIDGIETASRLKSEFNVPIIYATGSSEEEIITRAKSTADAYLLKPFTRRDLLITIDVALAKKEVEGRLRDSEARLATILSSIGNGVIAADASGKIVYFNDSAEVITGVILEKALGQGLESVIELRDPMTRERVSNFYENIPVLHHTANIPHAELITQSQTNRHVSVQLSPIFGEDDMPNGQVCVIVDITEQMESDDQLRTLGHALESINDAVLITDAATDEDNACPMVVFANKAFERIFGYETEEILYAPLSQLYGTDTDQCFIRNIQDAVHANHSFSLEVKLQHKSGDPICVEVSFSPVDDFSGGVSKFVAILRDVTHLRQLEEGVRQSQKIEAVGRLASGIAHDFNNLLSVINSYSDLLMVKFDDDDPTRKHLEQIFLAGRRGSDLVSKLMAFSRKETDDTQHIDLCSILHDIEGILTRVVREDIQLSINIRTQSAPTLAERSSVEQAIVNMVVNARDAITAIGEISLTLDTVEMTEKDFASEKNCPPGHYQRIAISDNGSGIDEGTLEKIFDPFFTTKDIGKGTGLGLSLVYSLMKRIGGDIQVKSTLGEGTQFLLYFPEVLEVDSTIRPIEHETPINEEELTKANGEKILIVEDDPIFGDCISSLLSLRGYDVISAENGVDAIERHQSEFPELSLVITDVVMPKMSGVDLAHKILETKSDARIIFMTGYDEDLETQYDLPKASLILQKPVSLKKVLEIVGETVGGN